One segment of Onychomys torridus chromosome 3, mOncTor1.1, whole genome shotgun sequence DNA contains the following:
- the Cyren gene encoding cell cycle regulator of non-homologous end joining encodes METLKSENKKRVLPSWMTAPVEERRALSATRPKRKRMAAVQLGAATRAPATKTVYCMDEAEMVDMALEILIEKAVEVSSWLPEGARAALCEVAEFLFSTCFKAVVHRLCGAHGNPGLQGSGILLSPRNSSCAASWRSSAHSRGRKQEKPSLVATDKLQLSPPCSASPHTSSPGSSSEEEGSGNSSPALGPSPAQEPDATDSPCSRSPEEEEEEE; translated from the exons ATGGAAACCCTAAAATCTGAGAACAAAAAAAGGGTCCTTCCCTCATGGATGACAGCCCCTGTGGAAGAGAGGAGGGCGCTGTCAGCGACGAGACCCAAACGGAAGAGGATGGCGGCTGTGCAACTTGGGGCGGCGACAAG GGCCCCGGCCACCAAGACTGTGTACTGCATGGATGAAGCCGAAATGGTAGATATGGCTCTGGAGATCCTGATCGAG AAGGCTGTGGAAGTTTCCTCCTGGCTTCCCGAAGGCGCGAGAGCGGCCCTGTGTGAAGTTGCTGAGTTCTTGTTTTCCACATGCTTTAAAGCAGTGGTGCATCGTCTCTGCGGGGCTCATGGCAACCCAGGGCTGCAGGGATCTGGGATACTGCTGTCCCCAAGAAACTCAAGCTGTGCTGCCAGCTGGCGTAGTTCGGCCCACAGCAGG GGCCGCAAACAGGAAAAGCCGTCTCTGGTGGCCACTGATAAGCTGCAGCTCTCCCCTCCCTGCTCGGCGTCTCCCCACACCAGTTCCCCTGGGAGCAGCAGTGAGGAAGAGGGCAGTGGGAACAGCTCGCCTGCTCTAGGCCCCAGCCCTGCCCAGGAGCCAGATGCCACAGACTCTCCCTGTAGCAGAAGccccgaggaggaggaggaggaggag
- the Tmem140 gene encoding transmembrane protein 140 — MAIPRPRRSNCLPFVGIMILVAVVLSLMVYALLWKAGNLADLPNLRVGFYNFCLWKEDTGSLQCYNFPELEALGVPQVGLALARLGVYGALVLTMFVPLPLLLAQCNSDEGEWQLAVGFLMVSSVLLASGLSLFLSYVWKWVRLTFLGPGFLALCLAQTLLIFLLIATVMFPPREKKDKGKWENC, encoded by the coding sequence ATGGCTATCCCCAGGCCACGGCGGAGCAACTGCTTGCCCTTTGTGGGCATCATGATCCTTGTGGCTGTGGTCCTCTCCCTGATGGTCTACGCTCTCCTCTGGAAGGCTGGCAACCTCGCTGACCTGCCTAACCTGAGAGTCGGCTTCTACAACTTCTGTCTGTGGAAGGAGGACACTGGCTCCCTACAGTGTTACAACTTCCCTGAGCTGGAGGCACTGGGGGTTCCTCAGGTTGGCCTAGCCCTGGCCAGGCTTGGTGTGTATGGGGCCCTGGTCCTCACAATGTTtgtccctctgcctctcctccttgCCCAGTGCAACAGTGATGAAGGagagtggcagctggcagtgggCTTCCTGATGGTATCCTCCGTTCTGCTGGCCAGTGGACTAAGCCTCTTCCTCTCCTACGTGTGGAAGTGGGTCAGGCTCACCTTCCTGGGGCCTGGCTTTCTAGCTCTGTGCCTAGCCCAGACCTTGCTCATCTTCTTGCTTATAGCCACAGTTATGTTCCCTCCAAGGGAAAAGAAGGACAAGGGCAAATGGGAGAACTGTTAG